A window of Halomonas sp. GFAJ-1 contains these coding sequences:
- a CDS encoding isoprenoid biosynthesis protein ElbB translates to MTKQVAIVLAGCGVFDGSEIYETTLTLLRLDQLGIGYRCFAPDVEQHHVINHVTQSPVEREARNVLQESARLARGEISPITELNADEFDAVIVPGGFGAAKNLSDFATQGDSMQVLESLKDALAGFKQDAKPIGLMCIAPVMVPRLLGEGIAVTIGHDPAVSGAISAMGGLHRSCSVEDIVVDLEHRVVTTPAYMLATRISEAATGIFKLVDRIDEMME, encoded by the coding sequence ATGACCAAACAGGTAGCAATCGTATTAGCAGGCTGCGGCGTTTTTGATGGTTCAGAAATTTACGAAACCACACTAACCCTGCTGCGCCTGGATCAGTTGGGCATTGGTTACCGCTGTTTTGCGCCGGATGTGGAGCAGCACCATGTGATTAATCATGTAACCCAGTCACCTGTTGAGAGGGAGGCGCGCAACGTACTGCAAGAGTCGGCCCGGCTGGCCCGAGGCGAGATCAGCCCTATCACCGAGCTAAATGCCGATGAATTTGACGCGGTGATTGTGCCCGGTGGGTTTGGTGCCGCTAAGAACTTGTCTGACTTTGCTACGCAAGGCGACAGCATGCAGGTGCTGGAGAGCCTAAAAGATGCGCTAGCGGGCTTTAAACAAGACGCTAAGCCCATTGGCCTAATGTGCATTGCACCGGTGATGGTGCCCCGTCTGCTGGGTGAAGGCATCGCAGTGACTATCGGCCATGACCCCGCCGTGTCAGGTGCCATCAGTGCTATGGGTGGGCTACACCGCAGCTGTAGCGTCGAGGATATTGTCGTGGACTTAGAGCATCGCGTCGTCACAACACCTGCCTATATGCTCGCCACGCGGATTAGCGAAGCCGCCACGGGTATCTTTAAATTGGTTGATCGTATTGATGAAATGATGGAGTGA
- a CDS encoding delta-aminolevulinic acid dehydratase (catalyzes the formation of porphobilinogen from 5-aminolevulinate): MSIPSTRHFPATRMRRMRRDDFSRRLMQETTLTPADLIFPVFVLEGENKREAVASMPGVERLSIDLLIEQAREAHALGIPALALFPVVGKEQKSELAEEAYNANGLVQRCVRALKEALPELGIITDVALDPYTIHGQDGIIDEQGYVLNDRTVDTLLKQALSHAEAGADVVAPSDMMDGRIGGIRQVLEQEHLHNVRIMAYSAKYASHYYGPFRDAVGSAANLGKADKRTYQMDPANSDEALHEVAMDIAEGADMVMVKPGMPYLDVVRRVKSELQVPTFAYQVSGEYAMHRAAFDNGWLEAEPVILESLMCFKRAGADGILTYFALEAARLLQR; the protein is encoded by the coding sequence TTGAGTATACCAAGCACCCGTCACTTCCCCGCCACTCGTATGCGCCGCATGCGCCGTGACGACTTCTCACGTCGCCTGATGCAGGAGACAACGTTAACGCCGGCAGATCTTATTTTCCCGGTGTTTGTGCTAGAGGGTGAAAACAAGCGTGAAGCCGTCGCTTCAATGCCAGGCGTTGAGCGCTTATCCATCGACCTGCTCATTGAACAGGCCCGCGAAGCTCATGCCCTCGGCATTCCGGCGCTGGCACTCTTCCCCGTAGTGGGCAAGGAGCAGAAGAGCGAACTGGCGGAAGAAGCTTATAACGCGAACGGTTTGGTGCAGCGCTGCGTACGTGCCCTAAAAGAGGCGCTACCAGAGCTTGGTATTATTACCGACGTTGCCCTCGACCCTTATACCATTCATGGTCAGGACGGCATCATTGATGAGCAGGGCTATGTGCTGAATGACCGCACCGTAGACACCTTACTCAAGCAGGCGCTCTCCCACGCTGAAGCGGGTGCCGACGTTGTGGCCCCCTCCGACATGATGGATGGTCGCATTGGCGGCATCCGTCAGGTTCTGGAGCAGGAGCACCTGCACAACGTGCGCATTATGGCCTACAGCGCCAAATATGCCTCTCACTATTACGGCCCCTTTCGCGATGCTGTCGGCTCCGCTGCCAACCTGGGCAAAGCGGATAAGCGTACTTACCAGATGGATCCTGCCAACAGCGATGAAGCACTTCATGAGGTTGCCATGGATATCGCTGAAGGCGCCGATATGGTGATGGTCAAACCCGGCATGCCTTACCTAGATGTAGTACGCCGTGTCAAAAGCGAGCTGCAAGTGCCTACGTTTGCCTACCAAGTAAGCGGTGAGTACGCCATGCATCGCGCCGCCTTCGATAACGGCTGGCTAGAGGCTGAACCCGTGATACTTGAGTCGCTGATGTGCTTTAAGCGCGCCGGCGCCGACGGAATATTAACGTACTTTGCCCTTGAGGCCGCTCGCCTGCTACAGCGCTAA
- a CDS encoding phosphoribosyl-ATP diphosphatase: protein MSTTANQTPVLDALAEVLKQRRHASAEDSYVASLHHKGLNKILEKVGEEATETLLAAKDAEHGGEQARKALIAETADLWFHSLVMLSHLDLDHQCVLDELAKRLGISGHDEKASRTQR from the coding sequence ATGAGCACAACCGCTAACCAAACGCCCGTATTGGACGCTTTAGCCGAGGTATTGAAGCAGCGCCGCCATGCGTCAGCAGAAGATTCTTATGTTGCCTCCTTGCATCATAAGGGTTTGAACAAGATACTCGAAAAAGTTGGCGAAGAAGCGACTGAAACGCTGCTCGCAGCAAAAGATGCCGAACACGGTGGCGAGCAAGCACGTAAAGCGTTGATCGCTGAAACCGCCGACCTGTGGTTTCATAGCCTGGTGATGCTGTCGCACTTAGACCTGGATCACCAGTGCGTACTCGATGAGCTAGCAAAGCGGTTGGGTATTTCTGGTCACGACGAAAAAGCGTCTCGCACACAACGTTAA
- a CDS encoding twin arginine-targeting protein translocase TatB — protein sequence MLDIGFLELMLIGIVSLLVLGPERLPKAARTAGMWIGKIKRTVSGMQREISAQLEAEELRQKLNEQQKRLDDSLTKVKQDVESIADSSPANTSTPAAQHETEQRVASASARLDDALQTVREDANSTDLHTADLEKADLKKADVKKDSNHQ from the coding sequence ATGCTGGATATCGGCTTCCTTGAACTCATGCTTATTGGCATCGTCTCGCTGCTGGTTCTCGGTCCTGAGCGCTTGCCAAAAGCGGCGCGTACTGCGGGTATGTGGATTGGCAAGATCAAGCGAACGGTATCCGGTATGCAGCGTGAAATTAGCGCCCAGCTGGAAGCAGAAGAGCTGCGCCAAAAGCTTAACGAGCAGCAAAAAAGGCTCGATGACAGCTTAACGAAAGTGAAGCAGGACGTTGAGAGCATTGCCGACTCATCCCCGGCCAACACCTCAACGCCCGCCGCGCAGCATGAAACTGAACAGCGAGTCGCCAGCGCCAGCGCCCGGTTAGACGACGCCCTACAAACGGTACGCGAGGATGCTAATAGCACGGATCTTCACACCGCCGACCTTGAAAAGGCTGATCTTAAAAAGGCCGATGTTAAAAAGGATAGCAATCACCAATGA
- a CDS encoding preprotein translocase subunit TatA, with translation MLGGISIWQLLIVLGIIILIFGTKKLRNVGTDLGGAVKGFKKAMHEEEKDGEKKDADQPQAKVSHEEAGNTYDVQAEEKRAAQAEESRPVDSNQERK, from the coding sequence ATGTTAGGTGGTATCAGTATTTGGCAGCTGCTGATTGTTCTGGGCATTATTATCCTGATTTTCGGCACTAAAAAGCTGCGTAATGTGGGCACCGACCTAGGTGGTGCAGTCAAAGGCTTCAAAAAAGCGATGCACGAAGAAGAGAAAGACGGCGAGAAAAAAGACGCTGATCAGCCCCAGGCAAAGGTAAGCCATGAAGAGGCTGGCAACACTTACGATGTGCAGGCCGAAGAGAAGCGTGCGGCACAAGCGGAAGAGAGCCGCCCTGTAGACAGCAACCAAGAGCGCAAATAA
- a CDS encoding twin arginine-targeting protein translocase TatC, which produces MSMSGDSQEPRNEQSQAPLIEHLIELRTRLIKSVVVILVIFLGLYAFANDIYTFVADPLMALLPEGSQMIATEVASPFLAPFKLTLVVAVFIAIPFVLHQAWAFVAPGLYDNEKALAIPILVSSVALFYAGAAFAYYVVFPLLFEFFTQTGPENVAVMTDINQYLNFVLKLFFAFGVAFEIPIATFLLILSGATTVESLSKKRPYIVLGCFVVGMLLTPPDIISQSLLAIPMYLLYEVGLLFGRLVRKRKTEAADEENE; this is translated from the coding sequence ATGAGCATGTCTGGCGATTCACAGGAGCCGCGTAACGAGCAAAGCCAAGCCCCGCTTATTGAGCACCTAATAGAGCTGCGAACGCGCCTCATAAAATCCGTGGTCGTCATTCTGGTGATCTTCCTCGGTCTTTATGCCTTTGCTAATGATATTTATACCTTTGTTGCCGATCCATTAATGGCCCTGCTACCTGAAGGGTCACAGATGATTGCTACCGAGGTAGCCTCTCCTTTCCTTGCCCCCTTTAAGCTGACCTTAGTGGTCGCTGTGTTTATCGCTATCCCCTTTGTGCTCCACCAGGCGTGGGCGTTTGTGGCGCCGGGGCTATACGATAATGAAAAAGCGCTGGCGATTCCTATTTTGGTGTCTAGCGTTGCGCTGTTTTACGCTGGCGCGGCATTTGCTTATTACGTGGTGTTTCCGCTGCTGTTTGAGTTCTTCACCCAAACAGGTCCAGAAAATGTCGCGGTAATGACCGACATTAATCAGTACCTTAACTTTGTGCTGAAGCTATTTTTTGCGTTTGGTGTCGCTTTTGAAATCCCCATTGCCACCTTTTTGCTGATTCTTTCAGGCGCTACCACTGTTGAAAGTCTCTCCAAAAAACGGCCCTATATTGTGTTGGGCTGCTTTGTCGTGGGGATGCTATTAACGCCCCCCGATATTATTTCCCAGAGCCTTCTCGCAATCCCCATGTACCTGCTCTATGAAGTGGGGCTGCTGTTTGGCCGCCTAGTGCGCAAGCGCAAGACCGAAGCTGCCGATGAAGAGAACGAATAG